The Lytechinus variegatus isolate NC3 chromosome 1, Lvar_3.0, whole genome shotgun sequence nucleotide sequence atgcccctcttcaggtgtgattgtgaatttcctaaattcgcgctcgcaacatttgattagtgagatgtgtACGTTAATCGTGAATACAATGACTACAAGAATGCttcatgtgtacatgtaattcgaacaaaatcagcaagcgcttggcattCGCATTATGTGACTATGATAAGATTTGTTAACagattccttaaaaaaaatagtccttaaaatgtccctgtttgtggtcaatgtatacaaaaatttcagctcgcactttgcgctctcATTccttatttagcgagacagatacgtagcatgattacaaaaaaatgctaatTATGTCTCTTTTTaagtctgaatatcaaaaacttTCAGAACAGTACCAGGTGTTACTATAATTttatataagaaaataattccccgagtttcgtaattttgtcaaaagaattttttctaacagaacgagtgacaatccaTCCGAGCCACCTGAagtcataggcggcggaagcggggggggggggggagggggacggACCCCCCCTAAagttttgttgataacctttgttttttttttttttgcttgtcaattttgtttacctccgtccatcacaaaatttcaggtggaccccctctAATTatgttggcttccgccgccaatgcctgAAGTTCGGTGTATATCGTCTgctactattcgttgagttgatttgccttcaggttcggatgtattcacttgtttgtaagttcagttatatcattattttcattctcattattttgttgataGAGGGAAGAGACTCTGTCTAGATGTGCTCATACtggaattcattttcatggatttgacccgcgattgggagacatgtgccctctttgttagctttgggaaagggcactttcaaacaacaaggtccaatagGGTCCAGGAAGCAAAGCCCCTGGCAGTTTCAAAATTGTGATATCTCTCGAGGgcattttgtaaaaaagaaagaaaatggaatcaACATCTTAAAGTTGCCAAGTTTTTTATAAAGGAAAATTGGGGAAATGCGAGCTAGCGTAGAAAGTGAGCATGGAAATTTGCACATATTTTCAGACTCAAATCTATTTCTGTCAATATTTTGGTGTTTCTAGTCCTACCATTCGCTAAATATCTTGGCATTGCACAGAAGGGTAATACACAAATCCCTGTTCGCCCTGCATGAGTGTGGAGTCACTGCCAAGATGTTTATTGAAAGTGGGTTTTAATTATTATGGAGAGATTGTCCTAAATCTCTTCATAATAATtttgagagtcaaaaggggcctaagctttcgatcctagcagaatcttcgaatccgaagattctgctaggatcgaaagcttaggccccttttgactctcttatttactccattggctctttttttagatcagcagttttcagcagcttctttttgccataataattttggtgagaatttttttttattggtcgtcaattttttttctgaatgagctgaaagtatgatatttctactgttagtgattatgtaacaattggctgtccatactttaaccacaactttaaacctgagtttaagttaaaccgaCTTAAGAATACGGGCCTGTGTATTTGCCACAGTAAAACCTGCCCTTTTTTACTATTCTCTATATAggttttaatatttctttgttaAAGCTTTTCAGttaacttattttttctttcttgtcttATTTCTTCAGTTTTCCTTTCCTTAGATcttcttctgttttttcttccttccttttttattctctctttctctttttgaGGGAGGGGGCCGCCCCCTTCTCCAAAATTAAGGGGGCATGTCCCCCCCGCTCCCGCCGCCATCGCATCGAGCATGAAGCTTTAGGAAATTGGGATCTGATTTcctaatatttatataaaagttAGGTCCTACCTTAAATTCTTGCTGGCCAGAGGATCCAGCCGCTcaggtaaatttcacaaatccAGTGACAAGAAATGTATACACTTCACAATTTCAAATAGATTAGAAAAAAGGGACAGACGTCACAAAATGTCTCGCGAAGAAATGAGCTCATTAAGTATGCAGAGAATATAAACTTCGAAGGAGTGGAGGTGACGGTATGAAGTAAGAATTGAAAAAGATAGAGAAATGAGTATAAAATGATCCTCCACAAGATTTGGTTCGATCCTCAATAGCAGCTGGATGAGATGGTCAGCATGAGTGGTTAGGACGAAGGCAGAGAGTAGAGTGATGATGTGGTAGAGAAAACAAGTTGTTTTTACCAACATCAGAAAAGGTGAGACAAAGAAATAAGCGCCAAAAAGGGGGCAAAACACAGTTGAAAAGAACAAAGAAGAGAGAAGCAGACTGTGAGAAAAGTAAACATGCAAGCATCTCTGTAACCGTGGTGTTGTATACCTGCAAGTTCATTGCAATAAACAAGGAACAATGAAATGATGTTTGCTCCAAGTCTAGGACAAAAGAAAGGTTGTTTCTTAATATAAGAATGTGTAGATTTGGGCAGGAAATGAGTTGCCTTGTTCTGTGCAAGTAAAGTATAGTACATTGCACATGGCAGAAACAAGTTAGAATATAGAtatgaaattggaaataaaagaatttatatacatgaacagaatattgaaatatcaatgaaaatatatacaaggaaagaatatatagatatataaaaaGATATAGTCAAGTCACTACAAAGCAATGTTGATAGCTCGCCTCCATGCATGGGCATCGACGCGACTTACGgtatataggcaatttacgtgtttcgtaATTaccaaccttcggaataacgaagtgCAAGTACCACTATTTCAAGGGACATAACATCCCATAACAtaataaagtaaaaacaattttaaaaaacaaCAGCATTATACTCACTCATCATGTCATGTACTCCATAGTCTCTCAATGGGTCGTCTGTTCATTGTCATACGTGCTATATGGACTCTTCTGCCCGCAATTGCATCTCGAATGTCACACAATAGGCCTACACATAAACATCTCGCATCTTAATTCGACAAAAACATATCTCTTCGACAGATGAACCATGGAaaagatgcaaaaaaaaaatctatgagcAAAATTTGACAGAAGAATTAAGCAAGAAATTGTCAGGACGTGTTGTATGGTATTCTTGATTTACAGCAAACAAAGGCGACGTAAGATTGTCGTATACTGCTCTGGCTGTATGATGATGGCACAATATTCAATATGTCGTCTGCTCCTGCTTGTTGCATGGAGGAGGAACGTTTGCTCACCTACTTTTCCGTTTAGTCTATGACTTCAGGCGCATTGTCTCCCAGCCACGATCGCAGTATAGTGTTAGTATATACATTCGTTTAACTTCCTtttatcctttcagtcattcacctTCACGTGcttacaacccccccccccatgtcaatTAAGAATTCCAAAACCCCATACCATTTAACTCCTAAACCCTGACCATATAAAAGACCAACCCTCAGTGACGTCAACTAACTTCAAGGAACATAATGACTCATACTTCTGGACAGCCCCAGTCatgcacagagcatcaccatGTCCCTTATAACAGAGAAagtatcggggggggggggcagtacgTATTTCTGttcacatgcgtgaccaaattatttctaaacaccccctaaacgactttttttctctgtgtgcaaaataaccccctaaacaagtttttcgcgggatTTATTTTAACAATTTGCTCCCCaaaagttgtcgccagaatatgacctcgGAGGGAAAAGCTTGGGGGATATACCCTAAACCCGTTTGGCTATAGTCCTTATAAAAGCTCTGGAAAAAATGCCCTCAATACgtttgaccagtctttcaaaaccactcAAAACGCGTTCTTATTGGTCACGCATGACTTTGTGTACAGCAAtatgactgcccccccccccggggtggGGAGGgagtttgatagacagttacAAGACCAATCAGAGCAAGTTTAGATCCTTAATTCCCTTAAATTATAACACCCCCAAAACTTAATGGTTTTATCTGAATCTTCATTGATATCTTCATGTACTTCGAATTGTAATGTAGCTATACCCTGTTATTTTGAACTGCAAATGACTTTCTTCGGAgttcatcatttattttcatttaagcTTCCCTTTATATATTACCGATCCCATACACAACAATGGTCTGGGCGAACGCAGACTCTGTCTTGTTCCCCCACTATGTTGTGATCCCACCTTTCTTTGAGTTTCTAAGACCTTTAGTCTCAAGATGCCCTTGAACCGACAGCTTACCTCCTCCAAGTGATACATTATCACCGTTATTTATTATTTGGCGCTCGTATTGGCCTATTGATTTGCGTGCTTTGCCATTGACCTGTCCATCATGGTTTAGGTCTGTTGACCGGGGCCTTCTTTAAAGGGGGATATTCGCCCTGAGCCCCTGACGATCAGTTGGTTAAATAAAAAcagggaaaataaagaaaatgttggTTAAAGTTTGGTGCCATCAGAGGATAAGAGTTGTAAATTTCAAGATTCAGATTTGTGACGCCATTTTCGTGCGCGCAGCGCCCCAGCCCCATTATCATAATGAGAATTccataaatttaattttctccGCTGATGAGAGCATTGTGAATGAAGATAGGCCCTATTGTCCTCATAGAACATGGGTTGAAAGGATGTGTCTGGTGATTTATCCCACACATAAATAAAATCACGTTCCATGTATCTAAGAAATGACATTTGAATATATGTATACTTTCTGCGTAATTATGAATAGTTGCTCGTCTCAGTcgtctgtgacgtcataaaatgGAAAAGTTTGAATATCCATTTCTCCTATaatgattgattttaataaaacatTCAGCAATGTTTTTcgattttcttctgtttttatcAAAACCAAATTATCATGGTAAACCTCCCCTTAAAAACTCATTATTAGTGTAAAGGAATCGAGAAAACGGATAAATCATTATGTACTAGCTAATCCAATTCTAATCATTGTCATGTTTACATTCTCCCCGACATTATTTAGCATCAAGGAGAATTAATATATAAacaagtgggtgtttcataaagctgctcgtaagatacgaatgactttacacatgactggtaatcctttcttgtgctaaacgATATCCCtgtgtaattgatttatgacctaagaacatgttccagtcgttttTGTGCGTAAAGTTTACgaatagttttatgaaacacccaccagagcCGATACGCGGCATGCCTGCATGAAAAGACCAGCCACCCAATGGCGGCGGAAACCAACAAATttaaggggggtccacctgaaattttgtgatggacacttgtaaaaatatttgacaagcaaaaaaaaaaaaaaggtcatcaactaaaaaattaggggggacctgtccccccccccctcttccaccGCCTATGCAgccaccccctccctcccacAACACATGATTCGAATAGAGAAAACCATCTATCACTGGTAAAAGATAATATGAGAAAATTATATGgcaccaagttttttttttctttaaaattgcaaaaaaaaatgaacatcaaTGGGCGTTACGCAATGAAAAAACTAACGTCGCTACTTGTATTTTTATCCCTAAAATGTTAAATTGTTCATGGTTTCAATCGTCTTTGAATTTCTAGTCATTTTaacttgaaaattgaaatataccaACTATGACGCCAGTAGCATATTAGTTTACCATTGCAAACCTCTGCACTTTTGCTATTGGCTGCTGTTCAcaaatttgtctattttttgttgtgtatgtATATCATCTGGCATCCGCAAATATTGTGataattcatttcatcattACGCTTTGTGGacttttcgattttttttgaCAATCTAACCTaatggacattctaagcactttatgTAATCATGCATTTTTACCTGACCGATTATCtctatatattttgtatgtattattaacaccaaacataaaataaagatggtcccgaaaagtcactcactagttgctgagatgtcaataatgattgtgatctggatcagttttcccgggggggggggcacttacgttgacgagtggataccatgcgcgaccaaaaaaacacgtaaaaaggatgtccttttcacgatagggcacgttacgtacgtaacgtgataagggtgtcaaaaacacaaaaataatgaaaaaagggtatctatttcgctaggaagataacgtgtttagggtagaatttgcggggatgataaaacaaaattaaaatgttttataaaggatgtcctttttgcccgaACACTTCGTGTTAATACAGTCCGATTTGCGCgtggtgtagaaggtggggtcgtactaaaacaaataaggtaaagccgactaccgaaggacccgtaacaataaaacatttctgtACTCGTTtaagggttcatttcagggaatatttgccaagagtatagttttgttttcaatacttgttaagggtagggtttcacacgccaatacttgttaaggggtgcattttcagaatatggaaattacgtgtttagggtgcttttggagaccccatggtcgcgcatggtatccactcgtgaatggaagtgccccccccccgggtcagttttacaaactcagaataagttttggagctaggggaagcaatccaaatttcaacaccaaggccaacaccgtacttgaaattaCCCAATGCGGTGCCAACGGCCACTGCAAGTAGGCCtaggggtcgggccggccgttacgaggccgTAAATTAACCATGTATAATAACActaatcttatttttctttcgtttttaagcgtttgaataattgaatattcatgaccatGTGCATAttacaattttcacaaaatattgataaactttaaaattcagtaactttgttatttgttttccgattttgatgaaatttccagcattttgctctgtgaattttactctatttatttagatataaatattttcagcccggaccatccctttaagtttaGAGTTATGGtacgtatttaactctatggtTGGCGTATTTCTGTATGCAATcacatatactttttttcaCGCATTCTTCAACCAGCAACTTGGCGCAACTGATGTTTTCCGACCGTAGTTGGTCAAGCATGCAAAGATCTGATCATGGACCCTACCCCATGATCTGATAATGGTACCAAAATATGCGGGGAGAGTGAATCTGTCAGGACatattaataaatcaatgataaaGAATCCATACTTGTCGTGAGGAACATTGAGCAATAATTTTTGGTCTTTCTTGTCAATGATGAAGCGGGTAGTGATGTGAGAACTGATAACCAtcagaaaatgtttgaatacaggtgaattaaaggtgaaaatgttgtgtgtcgtacgggactcaGAAATGTCCCTTACGACACGCAACAATTATTTTCACCCCTAATTCATCAATGGAAAACacatttttgttggttgtcattttttacaTGACTACCCAGCTTTAGTTTAATATTACCATAACAAAAATTAAAGGTCCTCTTttgtttggacagcaggttgaagTGTTGtgaaatggctgatttttctagcatggaatcgcccccAAACTGATGGGAAAATTTTCTGACTCACTCTATATATTTGGTAGATCATTAATGTGTGCCAAGAATAGACAGGGATCGAGTACACTATCCAGAGGAATAAGACTGGAGACTTCAATCAAAATTCATATTACCACTCTtaatctacagtgcgtatcaaaaaaaagtttacacttagaaaaaatcctgtaaatttatgcatttgtaatatcgtgaagatttttccacattttaacattggtacagatccatttaagcaaatgacgttataattgtcgaaaaatatttctgcttgagtgagcaccacttacttttgaaaagttagtgaaaaatgatttgcgcagaactatGAAATAGTTacgcgaataaaagtagaccttaatcatgaagaacacgtggaatttagctagtaaagttgatttgaggatatcttttatctttttgtaacttgtttccttccacaaaacacttcaaagagtgcattgcgccccacaccACTCCccattgtgacgatatttgcttacacagagctgtgatttacatgaaatggcttaagcttgatttttattttgttaatcattgtcaagcttgggaaaagtgtggagaaacaagtatcaaatgaagaatgaaatgtaaacccactttaaatgataagaacttagtgaaaaattgatggagatgtctgatgtaaacttttgttcagattcagttatgccCCCCAGACCCATCTGGTTATgtttgtgcttactaagtgttgaaatttcaatttgggtggcaaaattgttacaaaatgtttgaaGGTATCCGTTATATTTTAagtgactaaaagtgcaagggaaatgtaaaagaaatgtttcgcagggtaagtttgatttcacgctttccccttgacacagtaTGAAAATGAGcttttctgcgcaaacagatttctgcgagctttacaaaaatggacagtgctcactcaagcgtaacattctgtcaaaacttttactttcattggatagatgagacccaaacccaagattatatgtgaaaaaattaccaacatgttgtatatttttcaattcccagggatttttcaaagtgtaaacttttttttgatacgcactgtataagtcCCCACTCTACAGATTTTTTTCCCCACATCCCAATGGTCATTTCTTTTTAAGTATGAATTAATCACATATTCGAGAGAGATAATTCTctatttatacatacatatatatatatgtatatgtatacatatcAAATGATAAAGTCATGTTTTCTCTCAGGTAACTTGTTTATATGAACGCGACCAAAATGATGTCAAAATCACATAGGTAAGTATGACAagtcaataaaaaaattcacaaagctttaaaaaaaaatcaatatattgcACTTTTATTAACGTTGGCATCTTGAGTAACTTGCAGAATGGATGAGCGTTTGGAAGCTGAATTATCATTAAGGTTAATTTTTGATGAACTTCTAGCAGATTCGTCATagaaaatcatcattttcatctgaaTGTTGTGAGTCGGGTTCCTTGTATGTCCCGATATCGCGTGAATTGAATCCTGAATCTCTGCTTTGTCCTTTTCTTCTCAAGACTATTATGGTCGCTAATGTCAGACAGCATGATATCAATGACGTCACACCAAGGAACACGAATAAGAGTTCGATGTCACCGGTTTGATCTCGGACAAAACCTgacaaaataagaaagaaaagttgTTTGAATGTTTGGATATTATTCactcaattgttattttgaatataaaagcaagtttttatatatttcatataattaattatcaatttcattacaaacatgacaaagcgGGTAATTTCATAATCAAAAGGGGTCTCTCCACTCTTTCATTTGAATATATATAGATTTTCCAATCTCTGTGCCAATCTTACGTCggtcattattttttgtaattgttgaaCTTTTATTCATCATTAACACCGAAAATAGTCGAATTATAGAAAGGAAGTTTCTTGGAAATATATGTATAAGACTTTTCATACCTGCAACGTATCCCGACAAGATGTATCCAATGCCGACAGACAAGTAGAAGATACTACTAGCATCTGGAAAGTTCTTAGTCTGGACGATCTCCGACATAACCGCTTCGACGGTCACATTAGCACCGAAGAGTCCAAAGCCAATAAGAAAGGACATTACCACCAGATATATGTATGAGGAGTGGAGtatctgaaagaaaaatattgctgTGGGTAGTAGCTGATTCCAGAGCAAGTACTGCGGACTCCATGCCGGACGATAGCGAAGACCAACGGACATGACAACAGATGACACGATACCGCTAATGGCCCCAGATGTAGCGAGGTAGGTTCCGCGGGCGATGTCGATTCCGTGTTCGACCGCGTATTTGACAATGAAAAGAGCCCATCCACCTGTCACCAAAAAAGTCAGGAGGACGCTTGGAAGAAAGAGGAGTGAAAACAATGGTTCTTTTATCAATACGTCGAAATGGAATAGGGCCAAGCAAGATGAAACCATCGAACCATCTGTCCGATTGAGGCTGGAGCTTGCAGAATATTGAGAAAGTTGTCCGATCATATCTCTTTCATCCAGGTATATTTCTGGTTCCTCCACTTGGGTATGCTTTGCATCCCCGATGGAAGCAACAAAAGTTTCTGAAGACAACTCAGGACCTTGACATTGATTGACACCATCATCTTCTCCTGCTTGCCTCTG carries:
- the LOC121407507 gene encoding monocarboxylate transporter 9-like, whose translation is MARPGARIILAARFSFFCMEIGLAKSFGVLIPELEEQLQTSNAIIGLITSLSLATMYLGSPISKMLIHRCARPRILTTLSGFAAGCALIGTAFTRNLILMSILFMVVGLCCSVVNLQALVLLHEYYQEEFPFASCISVLGIPFGAVVLPPVTEKLLEQYGLSGTLLVVGALVLNMLPIGLVLKDPRNSPRIPSPVEEREQEQFMQVITSGTEEYDQITSSENNRVGSQHDQRDDHLMIKSGQRQAGEDDGVNQCQGPELSSETFVASIGDAKHTQVEEPEIYLDERDMIGQLSQYSASSSLNRTDGSMVSSCLALFHFDVLIKEPLFSLLFLPSVLLTFLVTGGWALFIVKYAVEHGIDIARGTYLATSGAISGIVSSVVMSVGLRYRPAWSPQYLLWNQLLPTAIFFFQILHSSYIYLVVMSFLIGFGLFGANVTVEAVMSEIVQTKNFPDASSIFYLSVGIGYILSGYVAGFVRDQTGDIELLFVFLGVTSLISCCLTLATIIVLRRKGQSRDSGFNSRDIGTYKEPDSQHSDENDDFL